One window from the genome of Nomascus leucogenys isolate Asia chromosome 12, Asia_NLE_v1, whole genome shotgun sequence encodes:
- the HSD3B2 gene encoding 3 beta-hydroxysteroid dehydrogenase/Delta 5-->4-isomerase type 2 gives MGWSCLVTGAGGLLGQRIVRLLVEEKELKEIRALDKAFRPELREEFSKLQNKTKLTVLEGDILDEPFLKRACQDISVVIHTACIIDVFGVTHRQSIMNVNVKGTQLLLEACVQASVPVFIYTSSIEVAGPNSYKEIIQNGHEEEPLENTWPAPYPYSKKLAEKAVLAANGWTLKNGDTLYTCALRPTYIYGEGGPFLSASINEALNNNGILSSVGKFSTVNPVYVGNVAWAHILALRALRDPKKAPSVRGQFYYISDDTPHQSYDNLNYILSKEFGLRLDSRWSLPLSLMYWIGFLLEVVSFLLSPIYTYQPPFNRHTVTLSNSVFTFSYKKAQRDLAYKPLYSWEEAKQKTVEWVGSLVDQHKETLKSKTQ, from the exons ATGGGCTGGAGCTGCCTTGTGACAGGAGCAGGAGGGCTTCTGGGTCAGAGGATCGTCCGCCTGTTAGTGGAAGAGAAGGAACTGAAGGAGATCAGGGCCTTGGACAAGGCCTTCAGACCAGAATTGAGAGAGGAATTTTCTA AACTCCAGAACAAGACCAAGCTGACAGTGCTGGAAGGAGACATTCTGGATGAGCCATTCCTGAAGAGAGCCTGCCAGGATATCTCAGTCGTCATCCACACCGCCTGTATCATTGACGTCTTTGGTGTCACTCACAGACAGTCCATCATGAATGTCAATGTGAAAG GTACCCAGCTACTGTTGGAGGCCTGTGTCCAAGCTAGTGTGCCAGTCTTCATCTACACCAGTAGCATAGAGGTAGCCGGGCCCAACTCCTACAAGGAAATCATCCAGAACGGCCACGAAGAAGAGCCTCTGGAAAACACATGGCCCGCTCCATACCCGTACAGCAAAAAGCTTGCTGAGAAGGCTGTGCTGGCGGCTAATGGGTGGACTCTGAAAAATGGTGATACCTTGTACACTTGTGCCTTAAGACCCACGTATATCTATGGGGAAGGAGGCCCATTCCTTTCTGCCAGTATAAATGAGGCGCTGAACAACAATGGGATCCTGTCAAGTGTTGGAAAGTTCTCCACAGTCAACCCAGTCTATGTTGGCAACGTGGCCTGGGCCCACATTCTGGCCTTGAGGGCCCTGCGGGACCCCAAGAAGGCCCCAAGTGTCCGAGGTCAATTCTATTACATCTCAGATGACACACCTCACCAAAGCTATGATAATCTTAATTACATCCTGAGCAAAGAGTTCGGCCTCCGCCTTGATTCCAGATGGAGCCTTCCTTTATCCCTGATGTACTGGATTGGCTTCCTGCTGGAAGTAGTGAGTTTCCTACTCAGCCCAATTTACACCTATCAACCCCCCTTCAACCGCCACACAGTCACATTATCAAATAGTGTGTTCACCTTCTCTTACAAGAAGGCTCAGCGAGATCTGGCATATAAGCCGCTCTACAGCTGGGAGGAAGCCAAGCAGAAAACCGTGGAGTGGGTTGGTTCCCTTGTGGACCAGCACAAGGAAACCCTGAAGTCCAAGACTCAGTGA